AAGAGTACTGGttatttttatgaaaacttACCATCATGCTCACATGCCATAAGTATAAATAAAGTCAATATGTGTTGAAAATTATGAATTAGGGATAAAGACTTTAAAAGCAAAcaggaaaaagcaaacaagTATTTCAATGTAAAGTTTCATAACAGTGCATAAAGTGTAATATAATCATCTGGCATTGTATACAGAAATGGTTCTAACTTTATGGGCTTTATTAAATAGTTAAAAATACTCATCTCTTCTAATCCACACTTAAAAGCATaacacaagaaaaatatttgattaATTGATATTTGATGCTGATCTGAGTTGATATTTACAGTGTCTGCTTTATGATCTCAAAAAATTATTGAATTAGTATGAGTAACTCATCTGAGTGAATTGCTGAATCTGCAGGAAATTAAAGGCAATATTATACACTTGTCATTCTTTGGAGTTCTCAGAGAAACCGTGCAGGGGAAAAAGGATGGTCAAATCAGGTTATTCCTATGCTTTTCCTTCGTACTGTGTCAAAAGAGATGGAACACCTTGGAAGGAAGCATGTAGGTCATACCTGTCAGTAGGAAGCTCATCAAGCActtgcttttgcttgctgcctCAGTATGTCTCCAGCAGCAAtttgctgccctggctgctcagagagcAACACAGGTGCCTGGGAGCAATCAGAGCTTCTGCTGACACCACTGCTTGAGTGTAGGCAGGCGAACAGAAGAGTCTTAACAGGCAGTGGGAGGGTTTTACCCCCAAGAAGTCAATGATGAATTTTACTATAATACTAAAATAAGTTCATTTCCTGACCCCCTTTTTCCTATGATAACGTAAGCTGACATACCTGCAGATGGTCTGCAGGTCTGCAAAGCTGACCAGGGAAAAATGGCTTTCACAGTGGCAGAAGAAACAGCAGTCAGAATAATAACAGAAACCCCATGAGCTACTAAAGTCAGCCTCTGTGATTGCACTGTGAGTAGAAAGGCACTCTGTTGAGAATATTATTTCAAATTATTCTCTGTTGAAGATCTACCTAAATAGAGCTGCTATCCCCAGGTTTGAAATATACAAACATGTATACTTTATTGTGTGAGATCATAGAGCAGAGAGTATGTTTTCCTGGATACCCAGTGCTCAGTAAATCTGCCCTCAAAACTaggaggatggggaggagaaatAATGTGAAACTACAAGTAATTCTGAAAGGAATATAAAGAACAAGTAACTCAAGTGATTGAGTCAGATATTTGACCCTCTCACAGAATACCCTCAGTGGAGTCTTTTTAAAATGACAGCACTTTACAATGAGTCTACTGATTAGGAAAATGTTTTAGAAGTAAATCTTATTAAAGTTCTGCACAGCTTGGAAAGCAATTGATTTAAATTTGATAAAATTTTCTATTATGTAGGCATTGTATTACATGGTTATTGTACAGTAAAAATAATCTGCAGATGGCAGAGATCAACTCAAGCTGTAACAAGATTCAGCAAATCAGGGTAAACAGTTGTAAAATAGCTTTGCCTAAGAGACTACAAACATCTATTTTACTATTTTTCTAGCAAAACATTATTTCTGTATCTGTTCCTTGATAAGAAGAAAGCTTGTGGAGGCTAAATCCTTACCTCAACTATACATGTACCTAGAGGTACCAGTTTGAGGATAGAGTCTGGGCTAAGGCTATACTAGTGAGGAAATAAACTAGTATGCTTACTTGCATACCTGTCAGTTTAGCTGGAGTAATTATGTCACTGAATTCTATTGAAAAGCTAAAGAATGCAATTACAGTACCTTAAAACATGTCCTTTTTAACTTTCTTAACCGACTGTTGATGCTTCTGTCCAAATATCAGGGCATCTATGCTGTGGGGAACTTCTTACCAAGTGACGAGAATGTGTTTCACCCAAATTTTCACAGAGAACCTCTAAGGTCATTGACAGACCTCAGTCAAGATGCCAACAGAATCCTGCCAGGTAAAAATGGCAGCAGCAGCGATGGCATTGTCTCTCACCGTACAGAAGGTATCCTGAATAGAAACCACAGAGATTCAGGCTCTCTGACCAATCTCAAGAGAGCAAATGCTGATGTAGAAATAATAACACCACGAAGCCCAATGGGAAAGGAGAACATGGTTACTTTCAGCAACACTTTGCCAAGAGTCAACACACCATCCTTGGAAGATCCAGCAAGACGCAATGCAACAATACACGCATCAATGGATTCTGCCCGTTCCAAACAGCTGCTGTCCCAGTGGAAGAACAAGAATGAAAGTCGAAAGTTGTCCCTGCAAGTGATAGAGACTGAATCTGGCCAGTCACCACCAAGGGCTATCGAAATGAGGTCAAGCTCAGAACCCTCCAGAGTGGGTGTAAATGGTGATCATCATGGCCCACCTAACCAATACCTGAAAATCCAGCCTGGCAATGTTCCAGGTTGTAACAACTCAGGTCTTACTGGCGGGCCAAGGGTCTCTATTCAGTCCCGTCCTGGCTCATCCCAGCTAGTACACATTCCTGAAGAGACTCAGGAGAACGTGAACACATCACCCAAAACTAGTTCAGCTAGAGCTAAATGGCTGAAAGCTGCTGAGAAGAGTGTTGCATGCAGGAGCAATAGCCAGCCAAGAATCATGCAAGTAATAGCCATGTCTAAGCAGCAAGGAGTGCTTCAGGGCAGTCCAAAGAGTTCAGAGGGAAGCACAGTGACCTGTACAGGAGCCATCAGATACAAAACCTTGACAGACCATGAGCCAAGTAGCATTGTTAGAGTTGAGGCCCATCCAGAAAATAACAGACCTGTAATTCAGATGCCATCAGAAGGTGAAGGAAGTGGGTCTTGGAAATGGAAAGGTCCTGAAAAAGTCACTCTTCGTCAAACATATGAGCTAAATGATCTTAACAGAGACTCTGAGAGCTGTGACTCCTTAAAAGACAGTTATGGGTCAGGTGACAGGAAAAGAAGCAACATAGATAACACTGAGCATCACCATCATGGAATCACTACAATAAGAGTCACTCCAGTGGAGGGAAGTGAGATTGGCTCAGAGACTCTGTCCATTTCTTCTAGCCGGGACTCAACACTTCGAAGAAAAGGTAACATCATTTTAATTCCTGAGAGAGGGAGCAGCCCAGAGAACACCAGAAACATCTTCTATAAAGGCACATCCCCCACACGAGCGTACAAGGACTGACAGGAGACATATCAGCTGGTCCATGCCGCCACAAAGTAAACATGTCTTGACACAGGTTCTGCTCCCTTTATTTTGAGCCGACATTTACCTTTATGTGCCAAATTATTgaccagcagccctgcattgcTGATGTGCAATGGGCACGAGCCTGTGAAAAGCATGTGGTGAGGGGAAAAGCACAATGCCAGAACTAATGTGAAACATTTTCATGCAACTCGTTTCTTCAGATTCAAAACATTTATCTGAGGGTGATGATGTCAATTAAAAGAACGGTCTTAAACACAGACACTGTATTTCCTGAATGTGccaactttttattttatatttgtgtCCAAAATTGACTGACTTTTTCACAGCAAAGGCTGTATCAGTGGTATATATTCACCTTTGCAGAATTTGCACCAAATCTTTAATACAGAGTGGTGCTGATGATAACTTTACATGTTTTGAAAAATTGCATAATTATTAGACTCTGCAAACATGACATATTGATGTGCAGTTACTTTACAAGTAATATTGCTAATACTATGATGATGCTGGCTGCATTCATTTAGCGTAGGAAATATTTACAGCTTTGTTATAGTGGATCTGTCACATTCAAAGGTTGCAAAGGTTTTGTGTAGTTCTTTAAGATGTCTACTGCAACAAAAAATGTGTGGGTGACTTTCCATTAGAATGGAATTACTATCTATTTTGAATAGTTTTGCTGCTACTGCTCAACTTTTGTTTAAGAACAGGTGCTACTAATGAAGAGGCTGCTTCTTAGTGGGCTAACTTGTAGAAttgttttaaattacatttttaaggGGTCTTATCAAGTACTACAAGTGATTcagattttacatttttaaacttCTTATTCTGTCCTTCAGCAACCCTTCCATTTTTCTATTAGTTTTTAAACAGATAATGCAGGACGCCAATAACTGCAAGATGTGCAAACGTGAAAGGCGAGCCATGAGTAAATAAAAATAGATGGCAACTTTTCCTGACCAGCTTCCAAGGAGACAGGAATTAATATCATAGCTCACACTTAGAAGCAGTCATCCACCTCACTTGCTTAGTATGCCACAAGAACAATCACAAGTTTCACCCCAATCACCATCACACAGGGGATTTGTGCTTCGCTTTAAAGAATGGAATGCCTTGGTATTGCAGAATCACTGAACAAGTGTTGCATTGTGCCACTACTGCAGTTCACGTCCCTTGAGACACCCTCCAGAGCCTTCTTAAGCATGGTATTTTTCCTACCACTGCCACTTAAGAATATAAAGTCTCTTCACCTGAGAAAACATAAATTATTTTAGTAAACTGAGCTTTGGATATAATGAAAAAACTTGCCTGCTAAAAATCTCCATTGCCAAAAATTGTTGAAAGGATAATCTCTGAAGGGAATAAGCTTGTCATGTCCCAGAATGGGCCTGCTAGAAGAAATGCCTCATTTCATTTGGCTCTGACTTAAACCCTGAAGGAAGCCAGGGGCAGTGCTCACCCACTGCAGCTCTTCATTCTCTCCTAATTCTACCTGAAAGAGAGCTACTCTCAGACACCTGGCAGCTCCCCTGCTAGCAGGGGAAGGGAATGGCTTAGCAGTCCTCTCACTGAAGAAGATCAGGTCTGTTCTCTGGCTTCGTGAGAGAAGTGTTTTGGTCTAAGGCCTCTTCTCATTTAGGGCATCAGAGAACAAGATACATTCTCTATAGTCAGAACCTGTCTACAGACCCTACCCCACAGAACTCTAAGGAAAAGCCCACCCTACCCCAGGCAAGTaggagggagaaggaagaaTCATCCTGTTCAAGAAGATAAACAACACAACACAAACAtagaccaaaaaaaaccaaaaaaaaaaccccaacaacattaaaccaaacaacaaaacaaaaacccaaaaaaaagacctccaaaccaaaacaaaatcccaaacccaaccccaaaccTAAGTAATTTCACAAGTATGAGGATGGTGTTTGTGAGTCAGTGGAAAGCTTTATGTGTACTTCCCAGTTTTACAGGTGCTCCAGGCTTAGCTGAATGCTTGCTGTCAAGCCAACTGTGCCAAGCTATGCTTCCCTCACCTGCCCATCACCCAGTGCTGTGGAAGAGTGTCAGTCCTTAAAGAAATTACCACACTCTTTCTGTTATTGATACAAGATGACCCCATCACACTTAGGATGATTGggagaaattattctgcaggTTGCATGTAAGAAGCTACCCAGTAGGGTTGCAGCATATTGTGTATGTTAAAGGCACTGTATGTTGAAGACACACTTTAAGGCACATCAGCTGGGAAAAATAATCATAGATaccaggagaaaaagaaaaaaaaaatattttttttagaaatagGTTCTCAGATGCTAGTATTTACAAGTcaggatttgtttttttcttttcaagaggATGTATCTTTAGTCCTTGGTATTTAATATGAAATTTTGTACAAGATTCCTAGGAATTAAAAACACTTGGACTGTCATGGACAAAACCCTTTGGCTTTAGTTCAGTCTAGGTACAGGGTAAAGGAGGTAGGATTAGCTTTAAAGGAAAGGGTGAGACACAAACACTGTTGGCCTATCAGTGCAGGGAAATAAGATGCAATCATTTGTTAGTTTGTAAGTGCAGGGGGAAAGAACATAAGTAGATGAACctggaaataaaggaaaattgaaatgGAGAATAATGGCAATAAAGCAAAGATTAGAAAACGGTCCCTCTGGCAATTTAGCTGTTTCGGAAACAGCAGGATTCCTGGTGGGAGTGTTTGTTCTTTATTCCTTGGTTTTAGTCAGATATATATTGGCATATATGTTGCTTTTATTACTCTAAAACTTACTGCACTATTTCAAGTGCAGTGTGATATTTTTCCTAAAGTTTCCTATTTCTTAAGAAAAGATTTTAAAGCTCTTGTGTAATCATTGAAATTATGTTCTATACATAAATATTGATATATTCTTTTTTACTCAAAGTGCCAAAGGCTACTGTTTTTAATAATGGCTTATCAAATTATATTACGTTAGAGAGCAGAAATGTAATAATATATACATTGGAACTCAGACCTCTGCATGTATATTTGATAAGGAGCCTTTTGTAAAATTACTCTTTGTTTACATTCCACTGGtaccttaatttaaaattaatcaaATAAATCGACAGGTGACATCTTCTTAGTGTTCTGGTTTTCTTACTTGCTAACAGGCACGATTTTCTTTGTTAGGCTGTGCTTtactgagaaaagaaaatacttaaaaataaaatatgtttttaaatgaGAATTCTCTATATAAAGTATTGTGTTTAATAAAATGTTATGCCATGttttcaaatggaaaataatttgtaaaTTGCTATAAATGTATTTTGTTAAATAAGTACAGATCAATGCTACTGTGTGAGTTTATTGTGCTAACATCATGAAATAAAGATAAAATTCCTCATTGATGCTTGTTTATCTctgtggtgaagcagagtctcACTCCC
The genomic region above belongs to Zonotrichia albicollis isolate bZonAlb1 chromosome 8, bZonAlb1.hap1, whole genome shotgun sequence and contains:
- the PLPPR4 gene encoding phospholipid phosphatase-related protein type 4, with the translated sequence MSAKERQKGKVTKDSVTLLPCFYFVELPILASSVVSLYFLELTDVFKPVHSGFNCYDKSLSMPYIEPTQESVPFLMLLSLVFAGPSITIMIGEGILYCCLSKRRNGIGTEANINAGGCNFNSFLRRAVRFVGVHVFGLCATALVTDIIQLSTGYQAPYFLTVCKPNYTSLNVSCSENSYVVEDICSGADLNIINAGRKSFPSQHATLAAFAAVYISMYFNSTLTDSSKLLKPLLVFAFIICGIICGLTRITQYKNHPVDVYCGFLIGGGIALYLGIYAVGNFLPSDENVFHPNFHREPLRSLTDLSQDANRILPGKNGSSSDGIVSHRTEGILNRNHRDSGSLTNLKRANADVEIITPRSPMGKENMVTFSNTLPRVNTPSLEDPARRNATIHASMDSARSKQLLSQWKNKNESRKLSLQVIETESGQSPPRAIEMRSSSEPSRVGVNGDHHGPPNQYLKIQPGNVPGCNNSGLTGGPRVSIQSRPGSSQLVHIPEETQENVNTSPKTSSARAKWLKAAEKSVACRSNSQPRIMQVIAMSKQQGVLQGSPKSSEGSTVTCTGAIRYKTLTDHEPSSIVRVEAHPENNRPVIQMPSEGEGSGSWKWKGPEKVTLRQTYELNDLNRDSESCDSLKDSYGSGDRKRSNIDNTEHHHHGITTIRVTPVEGSEIGSETLSISSSRDSTLRRKGNIILIPERGSSPENTRNIFYKGTSPTRAYKD